Sequence from the Alicyclobacillus vulcanalis genome:
CATGGCGCTCGTAGGTGTCGTCACGGGATGCGGCACGGCTGAGACAACGCAGCCTGCGGCTCAGAAGACGGCGTCGGGCGCCGCCGACGTGCAATCGGCCACGCTTACGGTCGGATTGCAGGCTGATCCCGCGACGCTCGATCCAGCCCTTTCGAGTGCGCTTGTAGACCGACAGGTGATGGCGAACATTTACGACACGCTATTTTCCCTGACGCCTACAGGAAAAATCGTTCCAAACCTAGTTGAGTCATATTCCGTATCAAAAAACGGTCTGGTGTACACGTTTCAGCTTCGCCATGGAATCAAATTTCAGGACGGTACGCCGTTCAATGCTCAGGCGGTTCAATTCAATCTCGAGCGGGATATGGCCGCAACTTCGGCGCGTAGAAACGAGCTCTCCTCTATTTCAAGCGTTGAAACGCAGGGCGAATACACTGTCATCGTACGTCTGTCGCATCCTTACAGTCCGCTGCTCGCGGTCTTGACAGACCGCGCTGGCATGATGGTGTCACCGACCGCCGTGAAGAAGGAAGGAGCCAATTATCCTGATCACCCTGTCGGAACGGGGCCTTTCATGTTCTCGAGCCGGGTCAAGGGCGACCATATCACGCTGGTGGCCAACCCTCACTATTGGAAAGGAAAGCCTAAACTCAGTGAGGTCACGTTCAAGATTTTCACGGATCCAAACGTTGAAATCACAAATCTTGAGAACGGAAGCATCCAGCTGGCCGACCAAGTGCCGGCGCAACAGCTTGGACTCCTGGAAAAGAACCCGAACTTCGTGGTGTCGAACAAACCGGGTCTGGGATATCAAGGCATTTATCTCAACGTGACACAACCGCCATTTAACAACAAATACCTCCGTTTGGCTGTGGATGCAGCCATCAATCGCTCCTTGCTCGTCAATGTCGCGCTCAAGGGCGAGGCAACGCCCGCATGGGGGCCGTTCAGTCCTGAATCGCCGGTCTTCAATCGGACGCTGGATTTGCCACCCGCGCCGAATGCTGCACTGGTCAAGCGCTATCTGAAAGAGGCCGGGGATCCAAATGGATTCAGCTTTACGCTCCAGACTGCGAACAACCCGGTTTCTACCGAAATCGCTCAGATCGTGCAGAGCATGCTGCAGCCGTATCACATTCAGATGAATATCCAACAGTTGGAGTTCGGTACCCTCCTTGCCAATAACACGGACCACGATTTTCAGGCTTCGGCCTTAGGTTGGTCGGGACGGATCGACCCAGACAACAACGCATATCAGTTCTGGCACACGGGCGGCGCGCAGAATGGCTCGAACTTCAGTGATCCGACAGCCGACAAGCTGCTGGACGAGGCCCGCGAGACACTATCGATGGACAAGCGAAAGGTCTACTACGACGAGTTTGTTCAAGAACTGCATCGGCAGGCGCCCTACGTGTTCTTGTATTTCCCAAACAACACGTACGCCTATTCCAAGCAGCTTCACGGTTTTCAGTCGTATCCAGACGGTGTCTTCCGCCTCTATTCCATGTGGTTGTCGTGAATTCGCAACATCTCCACGGGCCTCCGCCACTCTCGTGGCGAGGCCCAGTTCGAATTTAGAAGGTGAATCTCGTGCGTTACGTGGTCGAGCGACTCATCACCATGCTTCCCGTCCTGTTTTTTCTCAGCATCATGGTGTTTAGTTTCATCCATCTTATACCTGGAAATCCTGCTGAGATTCTGCTGGGGCAAGACGCCACTCCACAGGCCATCCGCGCCTTGGACGCACAGATGGGCCTCAATAAGCCGCTCATCGTTCAGTACCTCACATGGTTGTTGCATGTCTTACAAGGCAACTTAGGTACCTCGCTCGTCGACCACGAGTCCGTTTCGCAGCTCATTCTCCAACGGTTACCTGTGACCGTAGAGCTCGCGATTGGCACGATGATCGTCGCAACGGTGATTGCCTTTCCCCTTGGTATCGCGGCGGCGGTGATGAAGGGGCGTGTAGCCGACTTCGTCGCTATGTTTGCTTCGACCGTTGGGATTTCCGTGCCGCCGTTTTGGCTCGGCATTCTGTTTCTGTTGCTGTTCACGGTGAAGTTTCATCTCGTATCCAATTCGCTCTACGTCCCGCTTTGGCAAGACCCCGTCAAAAACTTCGAGTGTATGTTGCTGCCGTGCGTCGCAACAGGAATCCGGGAAGCGGCCGTGTTATTGCGCATGCTTCGGTCCAGCCTCGTCGATGCGCTTGGCGAGGACTTTGTGCGGACGGCGTGGGCGAAGGGGCTCAAGGGCGCGAGCGTCACCCTCAGGCACGCGCTGCCCAACGCGCTGGTACCGGTTCTCACGGCAGGGGGACTTCAAATTGCAGGGCTCTTGGGCGGACTCGTGATTACGGAGCAAGTGTTCTCGCTCCCTGGGTTTGGGCAGCTCCTAGTTCAAAGTGTGTTTAGTCGAGACTACACCACGGTGCAGGGAACGGCCCTTGTCGCGGCCCTCATCGTCATTCTCGTCAATCTTGTCATCGATCTCACGTACAGCCGAATTGATCCGCGCATCCGCGCCGGCGGGGGAGGCGTAGAGGGATGAGCCTTGCACCTGAACCTCAGTCTTCATCGACCCATCCAGCCTCTGTCGAGGCGAGCGTTCCCGCACCGAAAACGTCGCGGAGTGTGAACCCATCGCTCGTCATCGGCGCAGTGCTCGTGGTTGTCATCTTGGCTGTATCCGTCCTTGCACCGTACCTTTCTCCCTACGGACCCAATCAGGTAGATTACAGCGCGGTGCTTCAGCCGCCGTCCGCGCACCATTGGTTCGGCACAGATCAACTCGGGCGCGATCAGCTGGCCAGGATTCTGTACGGCGCTCGCACGTCGATGGAGGTCAGCGTAGGGGCACTGGTGGTCGGTGCGGGAATCGGTGTTCCTGTTGGGCTCGTGGCAGGGTATTTTCGTGGTTTTTTGGACACCTGGCTGATCATGCGCATCATCGACGCCATTCAGGCGTTTCCATTTCTCATCCTGGCCCTCGTGCTCGCGGCCATGCTCGGCCCAGGTTCGCGCAATGCGATGATTGCCATAGGCATCGGCTTGGTGCCCACCTTCGCGCGTACGGCCCGGGCACAGATGTTGCAGGAACTGGGGAAGGACTACATTGACGCCGCGAGGGTCGTGGGATGCACGCACGCACGCATCATCTTTCGCCACATACTTCCCAATGCCTTGACGCCCATTATCGTGCAAGCCACCTTGGCCATGGCGTCCAGTATCGTCGCGGAGGCGAGCTTGGAATATTTGGGGCTCGGCGTTCAGCCCCCGACGGCGAGCTGGGGTTCAATGCTGCAGTCCGCCCAAGGTTATCTCCAGCTAGCGCCGTGGCTGGTCTTGTTCCCCGGACTTGCGCTCGTGTTCAGCGTCGTCGCGTTTAACTTTCTCGGGGACGGCGTCCAACGCTGGCTCAACCGGCGGCTTTCGTAAACGGCAACGCGGCAGGCTCCGCCCCGACACGCTCCGTGTCATATTCCGCGTCCCTCCCGCCTATGATGTATTAACTTGGACAAGGGAGGGACCGGAGCGTGGTGCCAACGGATCCGAAGTCGTCCCCGCACGCATCTTCAGCGCATACGGTTCTGCCATGGGCGCGCCGCCGATCCGGCATAGCGGCGTCGCCGGAGACCGAGCGCCGCTCACGACCGGAAGTCCACTCGCTTGACGTGCCGGACCTCATGGATCGTCATAAGTTTCTCCGCGAAATCCTGAAGAGCTGGCGCGAACTCGAGATCGCCAGGCGCCAGTTCGAAACCGTCTCGGACCCACTCTTGATCGATCACGTCGTGTTTCGCATGAGTGCCGCAGAGCGCCAGCTCAATTACCTGTTTCGACTGGCGCGAGAAAACGGCATCAAATTCGATGGACCCGAGTTCGACTGGACCTCCGACGAATGGCGCGTCGAATGAAGCTGGGGAGGGTCGGCTATGCACGTCTCGTCCGTGTGGCTGTGGTGCGGTGCCGTGCTGCTCGGCGCCCTCGTGGCCAGTCAGTTTTTCCAAAAGCCGAGTCGCGCGTTTCTGTGGATGCTGCGCGGTTTGGTGGTCGGTTGCCTGCTCATGGTGGTGGTCGACGTCATCGGAAGCTATCTCGGGTTTCACCTTCCGGTCAATCCCGTGACCGTCCTCGCTGCCGGCTTCCTCGGTCTTCCAGGGCTTGCTGCTCTCGCCGTCCTTCACCTATGGGTACTTGCGTAGCCGCTCCGTGCCAGGCCGCCGGGGCGGCTTGCGCAATTTCCGCGCCATCCTTCCGAGGTACTTGCCGATCCCGGGCACGCTGCGAAATTCCTCTTCCGTCATCGCGCCGGATCGCGCGACGAGAAGCAGATAGACGAGGGCGCCGACGCCGCCTGCGATGAGCAGTTCAAGGACGGCCTCCAGGCGCACTTCCGGCCCATGGGTCCCGTGAAACAGCCGCATGAATCCGTAGTCCGCGCCGAACATGGCGATCCCGGCGATGAGCGCGGCGCGGAAAAACGGCCGCATCAGCTTGCGCAGCGAGAAGCGGACCTGCCCGTACTTGCGGACGGCCGCCACGTTCAGGAGAGAGGAGACGATGTACCCGAACGTCGTGGCGAGCGCCGCCCCGAGCGCGCTGTGCAAGCTGAGGATGAGGGCGAAGTTGAGCGCCGTCTTGATGCCGAGGCCGATGAACATGTTTCGAACCGGGCGATACATCTTGCCCAGGCCCTGCAGGACGTAGGTCGAAATGAGCTCCATGCTCGCGAAGATGCTCATGAAAGACACGGTCGAGATAATGTTCGATCCGGCCGTGGTGCCAAACAGAGCCAGATTGATGGGGCGGCTCAGCACGAGCAGCGCGGCCGACGTCGGGAAGCTCATGAGGAACATCGTTCGGAGCGTGAACGTGATATTCGCCTGCAGATCGCCTTGGTTCCGTTTGGCCTTCGCCGCCGAAACGCTCGGCAGCACTGACACGCCGATGGCGTAGGCGAAGGACATGGGCAGCATGACGAGGTACATGGCTTGGCGCGTCAGGATGCCGTAATTGGCGACCGCCTGCGCGTAGCTCTCGCCGCTCATCTGCAGAAGGTTGGTCACGGTCCACGAATCGACGAGGTTCGCGATGGGCACGACCAGCCCGCCCAAGCTGACGGGCAGGGCGATGCGGTAGACCATGCGCAGAATTTGGCTGCTGCGAAACGGGCTTTCGTCGTAGCCCAGCGGCCGTTCTCGCCGGCGAACGGGGAGCGCGTAAGCGACAAGGAGGACAAGCCCCGCGAGGCCGCCGACAAATCCGCCGAAGGTCGCGGCAGCCGCGCCATACACGGCGCGATCGCGGTGCCAAACGTCCACCACCAGGTACGCACCTGCCACCATGGCGATCACGCGGAACAGCTGTTCAAACGTCTGCGAGTAGGCGGGTCCCTCGAGGCGCTGAAATCCCTGCAGATAGCCGCGCAACCCGCTCATCGCTGGGATGACGAGCAGCATCAGCGACACGGCGCGGATGCTGGGCACGTTTTGCTCGACGGACGCCGTGCTGTCTTTCAAGGAGATCATGTGCGCGAAGACGGGTGCGGCAAACCACATGACCGCGAAAGCGCAGACACTGAAGAGCATGAGCGAGCGCATCGTGACGCGGTAGATGTGCTCGACAACCGCGCGCTCTCCGCGCGCCCGGCGTTCGGCAATAAGCTTGCCCATGGCGAGCGGAAAGCCCGCCGTCGCGAGTTGTTGAAGGATATTGTAAACGGCATATGCGTTTCCGTAGATGCCGTTTCCTGTCGGTCCAATGATGGCAGTCACGGGAATCACCCAGACTAGCCCCAGCACCTTGGCGAGGGCCACGCAGATCACGTAGAGAGAGGTTCCGCGAGCCAGCTTGGCCGTACCCGATCCGGGCGATTTCACCTCTCCACCCCCATTTCGAAGAGATTATAGCATGGCCCCCCATTCAACACCCGAATTCGCAGACGAAGGGGAACCGTTGGGCCGGTTCGACATACGGTGAAGTGAGTGAGAATGAGCGCAACGGATGGGCTCCGCGTATGCCCCGATGCGTTTCGTGCAAGACTGGTCCTATGTGACGGTGAAAATGGCCTCTCTGAGAAGGTGATGGGGAGATGAAGGAGATGGCGGACCTCGAGGCGCTTTGGGGAGCGGCTTGTCCGTCCGACAGTTGCATCATCTGCGGGCGCGCCGGCTTGGAGGGCATGCGAGTCTGCGGTCAGTTGATTTGCAACGCGTGTGAGCGCGAGATCGTCCAGACCGATGTGGAGGACGACGATTATCAGCATTACGTGGAGCAGATGAAGCTGATTTGGCTATCAGCTTTGGCGCTGTGAACGCGAGTTTTAAGAAGTTTGATGGAGAAGTGGAGAAGGCGCATCGCGTATGCGGTGCGCCTTCGCGCGTAGGTGGGTAGGTGGAGGCGATCTCCGGGACGACATCCGCTGGTGCTGCCGATTCGCGCCGTGTGCGCGGATGCGGGACGCGCCGCAAGGCTCGGCCGTCGCAGCGATGTGTGTGCCGCGGGTGTGCCGCGATGCCGAACCGCGTGAGCGTGGAGCGATGCGCGAGTCGCCATGGTACAATGGGGACAGCATTCGCGACGTGCAAAGGGGCGTTGAAACAGCGTGAGCAAAGTCGTCTGGCCGCTCTTTGGACTGTTGTACGCCATCGCGAGCGCGGTGGCCATAGGTTGGCTGATCCGGCACGAGGTGGCGAGGCGCGCCGAAAGGTTTCGCCGCGGGGGACCCGGTGAGTGACGCAGGGCATGAGACAGGACACTTCCATGGCTGCTCTGGCGGAGACCTTCATGGCTGAGACGCCCATCTTGGACCGGTTGATGCGACACGCGGCCAGAGAGCGCGCGTCATTTCATGTGCCAGGTCACCACGGCAGGTATCTGCCCCAGCCGCTATCGTCTTGGCTTGGCCAGGCCTTGAAGTTGGACCTCACCGAGCTAGAGGGCCTCGACAACTTTCACAGCGCAAGCGACTGCATCGCGGCGTCCGAGGAACTTTGCGCGCGCCACTACGGGGCGCACCGAACCTACTACTCGGTGAACGGGGCGACGGCGTGCGTGATGGCGGCCATCAAGGGCGCGTGCCAGGCGCCGGGCGACCGCGTGCTCGTTATGGGACCCTGTCACATGAGTGTGTGGCGCGGGCTCGTGTATGCCGACGCAAGCCCTCTTTGGGTGGCGAGCCCGTGGGATGCCTCGCGCCAGGCGTTTCAACCGCCTTCGCCTGAGGCGCTCGAGGTGGCCCTCACCCAACGGCCAGGCGTCCGGGCTGTGTTTGTGACAAGTCCCACGTATCAGGGGTTTGCCGCGGACGTTCGCGCGCTTGCCGATGTGGCGCATCGCCATGGCGCCCTGCTCCTGGTGGATGAGGCGCACGGGGCGCACTTTGGGCTGGACCCGCGCCTGCCCCTTCACAGCGTGGCACAGGGCGCTGATATCGTCGTCCAAAGCCCGCACAAGACGCTTCCTTGCTTGACACAGGCGGCTTGGGTTCACGTGTCGCGGCCTGATGTTGCGCGCGCCGTCCACGAGGCGCTCTTGTTTCTCCACACCACGAGCCCATCATACCTGCTCCTCGCGGCCCTCGATGCCGCGCAGGCGTTTCTGCGATCCGGCCGCGACATCGTGCGCGAGACCTTGGATCGGATCGAGATGTATCGCGGATTCGACGAGCGCGAGGACCCCATGCGCCTATGGGTCCCGACCGGTGCGGAGAGCAGGAGCGCCGAGTTGGCCAGGCGGCTCGAGGCGGACGGCATGTTTCTCGAATACTGGGACGCCTGTGGCGCCCTCGCGCTCTTTGGCTTTGGCCAGACGGAGCGCGACTTCGCCCGGTTTTTTGCCGTCTACGAGGCGTGGCGAGCTGAGGATGACGCCGCCGAACACGATGAATCGCCGATGGTGGCGCATCTCTACGAGCTTCCCGCGGACGTCGATGTTCGTCCGAGCGAGACGGAGCGATTGCCGAGCCGCCGCGTCCCGCTCCGCGAAGCGGCGGGGTGTATCGCCAAGCGCCCCATCGCGCCGTATCCTCCGGGCGTGCCGGCGGTATGGCCCGGCCAGGTCATCTCTCGAGCGCACGCCGACGTGCTCGCGCAGATGTGGGCCAAGGGCTACGACATCGTGGGTGTGGATACCGACGGAACCATTGAGGTGTGCGATGCGTAAGGGACTGTTCATTGCATTTGAGGGGATCGACGGGGCCGGCAAGACCACGCAGCTCCTCCGCATTGCGGCTTGGCTGGAGGCGCAGGGCTTTGCTGTCGTCGTCACCCGCGAGCCCGGCGGCACGCGCATCGGCGACGCCGTGCGGGCCATCTTGCTCGATCCGCGCCATCAGGAGATGGCGCCCCGCACCGAGGCGCTCCTCTACGCCGCCTCTCGCGCGCAACACGTCGAGGAGCTCATCCGGCCCGCGCTGATGCGCGGCGAGATCGTCCTCTGCGACCGGTTTGTGGACGCGTCCATCGCCTATCAGGGGGCGGGGCTCGGGCTCGGCGAGGCCTGGGTCGAGGCGCTGAACGACTACGCGCTCGGGGGACTGCGCCCCGACCTGACACTCTGGTTCGATCTCGACTGGGCCACGGCGCGTGCGCGCCTTCATGCGCGCGCGGATGGCCGGGGGTTGGACCGGGTGGAGCGGCGCGATCGCGCCTTTTTCGAGCGGGTGGCGGACGCGTTTGAACGGCTGTGGCAAGCCGATCCGCAGGCGCGCAGGCGGATCGACGCGTCCAGAACGCCGGAGGAGATTGAGCAGGAGATCCGGGCGATGGTATGGAATCTCATCCAACAACACTTGTAGAGGTGGGTGAGCCCACGTGAAGCTCGTCATCGCGGTGGTTCAGGATAAAGACAGCAACAAGCTGGCTCAAAATCTCGTGAAAGAGGACATTCGCGCGACGAAGCTGGCGTCGACTGGCGGATTTCTGCACGCAGGCAACACGACCTTCCTGATTGGCGTCGAAGACCACCTGGTGGATCGGGTGATGCAAATTATCCAGCGCTCGTGCAAAGCGCGGGAGCAGGTCGTGGCGCCCATGTCGCCGATGGGGGCGAGCATGGAGTCGTACATCCCGTACCCGGTCAACGTGCAGGTCGGTGGCGCGACGGTGTTTGTGCTCGACATCGAGCGGTTTGAACAGTTTTGACGCGGGAAAGGCGGGTTGCGAGCTTGGCGGAGTGGGATGTGGCGAACCGCCCGGATGGCGCCGGCGAGTTGCCGGAGGCCGTGGTGCAGCGGCTTCGCGCGGGGGAGCTCTGGCATGCGCTGCTTTTGATTGGCGAGCGAACCCAGACGGTGAGGGCGGTCAGGTGGTTGGCCCAAGCCCTGCTCTGCAGCGCGCCAGCCGCGGAGGCGCCGTGCGGGCGGTGCCGAAGCTGCGCGCAGTTTGCGGCCGGATCGCACCCCGACTTTTGGACTTCGGGCGAAGAGGGGCTCAGGGCCGGCGATGTCGAGGCGCTTCAATCGTGGCTCGCGACGAAGGGCCACGGTGCGCGCAAGGTGTACGCGCTCCTGGGGGTGGACGAGATGACGCCCGTCGCCGCCAATCGCCTGCTGAAGACGCTGGAGGAACCGGCGCCAGAGACCTACGCGCTTCTCACCGCAACGAGCCGCCAGAAGGTGATCTCCACACTGCGGTCTCGCTCGTTTACCTGTCTCCTCTCTGCAGCACCTCCATTTACCTCCACAGATCCAGCGTCGATGTCGGTGGTGGGCCGCTTGTCGAGCGCGGAAGATCCTTCGTTTGCCGGGTTCATGGAACGGGTGATAGAATGGACGGAGACGTGGCTCCGAGGCGGCGCATCGCCGTGGGAGTTGGCCGCGTCTTGGCAATCCCTTGCGAAGGATATCCCCGCGGAAGACGGCCTGCTGCTCCTCGCCGAGTGGCTCCGCGAGCTCATGCGCGTTCGCGCGGGTGCTCAGGCGGACCGATTTGCGGCATGGCAGGAGGCCGCGAGGCGCATTGCTCCCATTCTCGAGGTGGAGCAGTACGCGGCGTGTGTCCAGGTGGTGATGGACGCGAGGCTTCGCCTTCAGTCGCACGTCGCTTTGCTGCTCAACCTTGAGCAGATGTGCGTCCGTTTGCGGGAGGTTACAACCTCATGGTGACGATAGTCGGCGTGCGCTTCAAACCCGCCGGGAAGATTTATTATTTCGATCCCGGCGATCTCCCGATAGAAAAAGGCGCGGACGTGATCGTCGAGACCACGCGCGGCATCGAGTGCGGGCGCGTGGTGGTCGGCCCCAAACAGGTGGGGGAAGAGGACGTCGTGTTGCCGCTGAAGGAGGTCATGCGGATCGCCACCGACGCGGACAAGGCGGTTGTGGAGGAGAATGTCCGGCGGGCGAAGCAGGCGATGGGCGTGTTTCGCGAAAAGGTGGCAAAGCATGGCCTGGAGATGAAGCTGGTGGACGCGGAGTACACGTTCGACCGGAACAAGCTCATCTTCTACTTCACGGCCGACGGGCGCGTCGATTTTCGCGAACTGGTGAAAGATTTGGCCAGCGTGTTCCGCGTGCGCATCGAGCTTCGGCAGATTGGCGTGCGCGACGAGGCGAAGATTCTGGGCGGTATCGGCCCGTGCGGAAGGCTTCTGTGTTGCTCCACCTGGATGGGCGAGTTCGATCCCGTCTCGATTCGCATGGCGAAGGACCAGAGCCTGTCGCTCAATCCGTCCAAGATCTCGGGCTTGTGCGGCCGCCTGATGTGTTGCTTGAAGTTCGAGAACGACGCATACCACGACCAGGATGCGATGGCGTAAAGAGGTTGGTGTCCAGACGTGGACAAACAATCGCTGTTTGTGCAGGTTGCGAATTTGGAGGCGCGCATCGGCGAGCTGTACGAGGAGCTCGGATCGCTGAAACACCAGATTCAGGAACTCATCGAGGAAAATCAGCGGCTGCAGCGGGAAAACGAACATTATCAGGCGCTGATGATGGGAAAGGGCCTGCCTGAGTCGGGCTCGGCGCAGGAGAACCTGCGCAGGATTTATCGAGAAGGATTTCACATCTGCAATGTCAAATATGGGAGCCTGCGCACAGACGGGGAATGTCTTTTTTGTCTGGCGTTCATCGAACGCGCTTGACGGCACGGGCCCGTTCGGCGCGCCTCAGGGGCGCGATCGAGCGGGCTCTTTTGATATCAAGAAGCGTGGAGGAGAAACGGGTGACCGATGAGCTGAAACGAGAGCGCGGGTGCCTGTACGTGTGCAGCACGCCCATCGGCAACCTGCGCGACGTGTCCCTGCGGCTCCTGGACGTGCTCCGGGATGCGGATGTCATCCTGTGTGAGGACACGCGCCAGACGCGAAAGCTGTTGGCGCGCTACGAGATCCCGGGCGGAGAGAGGCTGGTGAGCTTTCACGAGCACAACGAAGCTTCGCGCACCGCGTGGCTGGAGGCGCGCCTGCGCGAGGGCGCTCAGGTGGCGCTCGTGACGGACGCAGGCACGCCGCTCATCTCCGATCCCGGCGATTCCGCGGTGGCGGCGGCGATCCGAGCAGGCGTGCCGGTGGTGCCCGTTCCTGGCCCTAGCGCGTTTTTGGCGGCGCTCATGGCGAGTGGCTTGCCCGCCACGCCGTTTGTGTACCTCGGCTTTCCGCCGCGATCGCGCTCGGAGTTCGCGCGCTTTCTGGCGCCTTATCGCGGCTTGGCGGCCACGCTCGTGATGTACGAGTCGCCGCACCGCGTCCTGAACCTGGTGCGATGGCTCGCGGAGGAGCTGGGCGACAGGCAGGCGGTGGTGGCGAAAGAGATGACGAAACTCCACGAGGCGTTTTGGCGCGGGACGCTCACGGATCTCGCGCGCCGGCTCGAGG
This genomic interval carries:
- a CDS encoding ABC transporter substrate-binding protein, with translation MKRKKWFGALAVMALVGVVTGCGTAETTQPAAQKTASGAADVQSATLTVGLQADPATLDPALSSALVDRQVMANIYDTLFSLTPTGKIVPNLVESYSVSKNGLVYTFQLRHGIKFQDGTPFNAQAVQFNLERDMAATSARRNELSSISSVETQGEYTVIVRLSHPYSPLLAVLTDRAGMMVSPTAVKKEGANYPDHPVGTGPFMFSSRVKGDHITLVANPHYWKGKPKLSEVTFKIFTDPNVEITNLENGSIQLADQVPAQQLGLLEKNPNFVVSNKPGLGYQGIYLNVTQPPFNNKYLRLAVDAAINRSLLVNVALKGEATPAWGPFSPESPVFNRTLDLPPAPNAALVKRYLKEAGDPNGFSFTLQTANNPVSTEIAQIVQSMLQPYHIQMNIQQLEFGTLLANNTDHDFQASALGWSGRIDPDNNAYQFWHTGGAQNGSNFSDPTADKLLDEARETLSMDKRKVYYDEFVQELHRQAPYVFLYFPNNTYAYSKQLHGFQSYPDGVFRLYSMWLS
- a CDS encoding ABC transporter permease, coding for MRYVVERLITMLPVLFFLSIMVFSFIHLIPGNPAEILLGQDATPQAIRALDAQMGLNKPLIVQYLTWLLHVLQGNLGTSLVDHESVSQLILQRLPVTVELAIGTMIVATVIAFPLGIAAAVMKGRVADFVAMFASTVGISVPPFWLGILFLLLFTVKFHLVSNSLYVPLWQDPVKNFECMLLPCVATGIREAAVLLRMLRSSLVDALGEDFVRTAWAKGLKGASVTLRHALPNALVPVLTAGGLQIAGLLGGLVITEQVFSLPGFGQLLVQSVFSRDYTTVQGTALVAALIVILVNLVIDLTYSRIDPRIRAGGGGVEG
- a CDS encoding ABC transporter permease; this encodes MSLAPEPQSSSTHPASVEASVPAPKTSRSVNPSLVIGAVLVVVILAVSVLAPYLSPYGPNQVDYSAVLQPPSAHHWFGTDQLGRDQLARILYGARTSMEVSVGALVVGAGIGVPVGLVAGYFRGFLDTWLIMRIIDAIQAFPFLILALVLAAMLGPGSRNAMIAIGIGLVPTFARTARAQMLQELGKDYIDAARVVGCTHARIIFRHILPNALTPIIVQATLAMASSIVAEASLEYLGLGVQPPTASWGSMLQSAQGYLQLAPWLVLFPGLALVFSVVAFNFLGDGVQRWLNRRLS
- a CDS encoding DUF2508 family protein — protein: MVPTDPKSSPHASSAHTVLPWARRRSGIAASPETERRSRPEVHSLDVPDLMDRHKFLREILKSWRELEIARRQFETVSDPLLIDHVVFRMSAAERQLNYLFRLARENGIKFDGPEFDWTSDEWRVE
- a CDS encoding pro-sigmaK processing inhibitor BofA family protein, which encodes MHVSSVWLWCGAVLLGALVASQFFQKPSRAFLWMLRGLVVGCLLMVVVDVIGSYLGFHLPVNPVTVLAAGFLGLPGLAALAVLHLWVLA
- a CDS encoding putative polysaccharide biosynthesis protein, yielding MKSPGSGTAKLARGTSLYVICVALAKVLGLVWVIPVTAIIGPTGNGIYGNAYAVYNILQQLATAGFPLAMGKLIAERRARGERAVVEHIYRVTMRSLMLFSVCAFAVMWFAAPVFAHMISLKDSTASVEQNVPSIRAVSLMLLVIPAMSGLRGYLQGFQRLEGPAYSQTFEQLFRVIAMVAGAYLVVDVWHRDRAVYGAAAATFGGFVGGLAGLVLLVAYALPVRRRERPLGYDESPFRSSQILRMVYRIALPVSLGGLVVPIANLVDSWTVTNLLQMSGESYAQAVANYGILTRQAMYLVMLPMSFAYAIGVSVLPSVSAAKAKRNQGDLQANITFTLRTMFLMSFPTSAALLVLSRPINLALFGTTAGSNIISTVSFMSIFASMELISTYVLQGLGKMYRPVRNMFIGLGIKTALNFALILSLHSALGAALATTFGYIVSSLLNVAAVRKYGQVRFSLRKLMRPFFRAALIAGIAMFGADYGFMRLFHGTHGPEVRLEAVLELLIAGGVGALVYLLLVARSGAMTEEEFRSVPGIGKYLGRMARKLRKPPRRPGTERLRKYP
- a CDS encoding sigma factor G inhibitor Gin, giving the protein MKEMADLEALWGAACPSDSCIICGRAGLEGMRVCGQLICNACEREIVQTDVEDDDYQHYVEQMKLIWLSALAL
- a CDS encoding aminotransferase class I/II-fold pyridoxal phosphate-dependent enzyme: MRQDTSMAALAETFMAETPILDRLMRHAARERASFHVPGHHGRYLPQPLSSWLGQALKLDLTELEGLDNFHSASDCIAASEELCARHYGAHRTYYSVNGATACVMAAIKGACQAPGDRVLVMGPCHMSVWRGLVYADASPLWVASPWDASRQAFQPPSPEALEVALTQRPGVRAVFVTSPTYQGFAADVRALADVAHRHGALLLVDEAHGAHFGLDPRLPLHSVAQGADIVVQSPHKTLPCLTQAAWVHVSRPDVARAVHEALLFLHTTSPSYLLLAALDAAQAFLRSGRDIVRETLDRIEMYRGFDEREDPMRLWVPTGAESRSAELARRLEADGMFLEYWDACGALALFGFGQTERDFARFFAVYEAWRAEDDAAEHDESPMVAHLYELPADVDVRPSETERLPSRRVPLREAAGCIAKRPIAPYPPGVPAVWPGQVISRAHADVLAQMWAKGYDIVGVDTDGTIEVCDA
- the tmk gene encoding dTMP kinase; the protein is MRKGLFIAFEGIDGAGKTTQLLRIAAWLEAQGFAVVVTREPGGTRIGDAVRAILLDPRHQEMAPRTEALLYAASRAQHVEELIRPALMRGEIVLCDRFVDASIAYQGAGLGLGEAWVEALNDYALGGLRPDLTLWFDLDWATARARLHARADGRGLDRVERRDRAFFERVADAFERLWQADPQARRRIDASRTPEEIEQEIRAMVWNLIQQHL
- a CDS encoding cyclic-di-AMP receptor; the encoded protein is MKLVIAVVQDKDSNKLAQNLVKEDIRATKLASTGGFLHAGNTTFLIGVEDHLVDRVMQIIQRSCKAREQVVAPMSPMGASMESYIPYPVNVQVGGATVFVLDIERFEQF
- a CDS encoding DNA polymerase III subunit; translated protein: MAEWDVANRPDGAGELPEAVVQRLRAGELWHALLLIGERTQTVRAVRWLAQALLCSAPAAEAPCGRCRSCAQFAAGSHPDFWTSGEEGLRAGDVEALQSWLATKGHGARKVYALLGVDEMTPVAANRLLKTLEEPAPETYALLTATSRQKVISTLRSRSFTCLLSAAPPFTSTDPASMSVVGRLSSAEDPSFAGFMERVIEWTETWLRGGASPWELAASWQSLAKDIPAEDGLLLLAEWLRELMRVRAGAQADRFAAWQEAARRIAPILEVEQYAACVQVVMDARLRLQSHVALLLNLEQMCVRLREVTTSW
- a CDS encoding initiation-control protein YabA; translated protein: MDKQSLFVQVANLEARIGELYEELGSLKHQIQELIEENQRLQRENEHYQALMMGKGLPESGSAQENLRRIYREGFHICNVKYGSLRTDGECLFCLAFIERA